A window of Tripterygium wilfordii isolate XIE 37 chromosome 7, ASM1340144v1, whole genome shotgun sequence contains these coding sequences:
- the LOC120001534 gene encoding probable E3 ubiquitin-protein ligase LOG2: protein MGNTASYRRSQHQNHPRPPHPPPPPQPEITGNQFVFAAASPYPSQYPQPQYLSPNFPPRYHQYPSGYYAPPYGYHRPPGGHYPFGNMPPPPPYVENQKAVTIRNDVNIKKETLTLEPDEDHPGKFLLAFTFDATAPGSITVVFFVKEGEECNLTALREDILKPVTTSFQQGLGQKFRQPSGSGIDFSMFDETELKNESGAEVYPVAVKAESCPLSQSGSEGNPANPTGNSQITLAVFEKKESGEYQVRVRKQILWVNKMRYELQEIYGIGNALDDDSGENDNGKECIVCLTEPRDTAVLPCRHMCMCSGCAKVLRFQTDKCPICRQPVEHMLEIKVNSGASE, encoded by the exons ATGGGAAACACAGCTAGCTATCGTCGCAGTCAACACCAAAACCACCCACGTCCGCCGCATCCGCCTCCGCCTCCGCAACCAGAAATCACCGGTAATCAGTTTGTTTTCGCTGCAGCATCACCGTACCCTTCTCAATACCCGCAACCGCAATATCTGAGCCCTAATTTTCCTCCTCGGTATCATCAGTATCCTTCTGGGTACTACGCGCCTCCGTATGGTTACCATCGACCGCCTGGTGGACACTATCCTTTTGGTAATATGCCTCCGCCACCACCCTATGTCGAGAATCAAAAGGCGGTTACGATTAGAAACGACGTAAATATCAAGAAAGAGACTCTCACGCTCGAGCCTGATGAGGATCATCCTGGCAAGTTCCTCCTTGCCTTCACATTCGACGCCACTGCGCCCGGAAG TATTACTGTCGTGTTTTTTGTGAAAGAAGGTGAAGAGTGTAACCTGACAGCATTGAGGGAAGATATACTTAAACCGGTCACTACATCATTCCAACAAGGTCTTGGGCAGAAGTTTAGACAACCTTCTGGATCAGGAATCGATTTCTCAATGTTTGATGAAACAGAGTTAAAGAATGAGAGTGGTGCAGAGGTCTATCCCGTTGCAGTGAAGGCTGAGTCATGCCCGTTGAGCCAGAGTGGATCGGAAGGAAATCCAGCTAACCCAACTGGGAATTCCCAGATTACTTTGGCTGTGTTTGAAAAGAAGGAGAGCGGTGAGTACCAGGTGCGAGTTAGGAAGCAGATTTTATGGGTAAACAAGATGAGGTATGAGCTGCAGGAGATCTACGGTATTGGGAATGCACTGGATGATGACTCAGGTGAGAATGATAATGGAAAAGAATGCATTGTCTGCTTGACAGAACCACGAGACACAGCTGTTCTCCCCTGTCGCCACATG TGCATGTGTAGTGGATGTGCCAAAGTTTTGCGATTTCAGACAGACAAATGCCCTATTTGCAGACAACCAGTTGAGCACATGTTGGAGATTAAGGTGAACAGTGGGGCTAGTGAATGA
- the LOC120001531 gene encoding uncharacterized protein LOC120001531 isoform X1: MGTQEDSAVDQKHDMGGIQTNFVIPIHKVEDTTGITEETSHVHNWRRKNLVLEIPSRELEDSSHNTVVIKMPPTPSPTPRKVNFFLTPSSADAKAASGSPGPSSARGKSSLKSLLPKLSFKYRNSTSDVERATNPTQDASSTATREKPSVSRSLSITKIFTPRMKRTASLPVTPLAHSNPGSAHGGNAAFTPNSSRKATQVRIHRSLSVPINNKERSIRRMDSFFRVIPSTPRVKEGDITSNPSLAVDTENNDADGEDIPEEEAVCRICLVDLCEGGETLKMECSCKGELALAHQECAVKWFSIKGNKTCDVCKQEVMNLPVTLLRIQSVRTRNAGASRGQQEDRNGYMVWQEVPVLVIVSMLAYFCFLEQLLIGKMGTSAIAISLPFSCVLGLTGSMTSTTMVKRRFVWVYAAIQYALVVLFAHIFYSLVHVQAILSILLATFSGCGVAMSGSSIVVEFLRWRTRRHTLPDRHNGSIAAPPHGQSARPVNSSTDQVHQTEAENPYTFGAH, from the exons ATGGGAACACAGGAGGATTCTGCGGTGGATCAAAAGCACGATATGGGTGGAATCCAAACAAATTTTGTTATTCCAATTCATAAG GTTGAAGACACAACTGGAATAACTGAAGAAACTAGCCATGTTCATAACTGGAGGCGGAAAAATCTTGTCTTAGAGATACCCTCTAGAGAATTGGAAGACTCGTCTCATAACACTGTTGTGATCAAGATGCCCCCAACTCCTAGTCCCACTCCAAGGAAAGTGAATTTCTTCTTGACACCAAGTTCTGCTGATGCAAAAGCAGCTAGTGGGTCCCCAGGTCCCTCCTCAGCTAGAGGCAAATCGTCCTTGAAGAGTCTGTTACCAAAACTAAGCTTCAAGTATCGGAATTCTACTTCGGATGTTGAAAGGGCCACCAACCCAACTCAAGATGCTTCATCTACCGCGACACGAGAGAAGCCTTCAGTCTCAAGATCATTGTCAATTACAAAGATATTCACTCCTAGGATGAAGAGAACGGCTTCACTGCCTGTAACTCCGCTTGCACACTCCAACCCAGGATCTGCACATGGAGGAAATGCAGCTTTTACTCCAAATTCAAGT AGAAAAGCAACCCAGGTGCGCATACATCGCTCACTCTCGGTGCCTATCAACAATAAAGAAAGAAGCATAAGGCGAATGGATTCCTTTTTCCGTGTGATTCCTTCAACTCCTCGAGTAAAGGAAGGAGATATAACGTCAAATCCATCACTTGCAGTTGATACTG AAAACAATGATGCTGATGGTGAAGACATACCTGAAGAAGAGGCTGTTTGTAGAATTTGTCTGGTTGATCTCTGTGAAGGAGGTGAAACCCTTAAAATGGAGTGCAGCTGCAAAGGAGAGCTTGCTCTGGCCCATCAAGAATGTGCTGTAAAATGGTTTAGCATCAAGGGTAACAAGACCTGTGACGTGTGCAAACAAGAGGTCATGAATCTGCCGGTGACTTTATTACGAATTCAAAGTGTTCGAACTCGAAATGCGGGAGCAAGTAGAGGTCAACAGGAAGATCGTAATGGATACAT GGTTTGGCAGGAAGTGCCAGTGCttgtcattgtgagcatgctTGCCTACTTCTGTTTTCTTGAACAACTCCTG ATAGGGAAGATGGGGACTAGTGCAATCGCCATATCACTTCCATTTTCATGTGTCCTTGGTCTCACTGGATCAATGACCTCCACAACAATGG TGAAGAGAAGATTTGTCTGGGTTTATGCAGCAATTCAATATGCTTTGGTGGTTCTCTTTGCACATATTTTTTACTCATTG GTTCATGTGCAAGCAATTCTGTCTATTCTCCTAGCAACATTTTCTGGGTGTGGTGTGGCAATGAGTGGGAGTTCAATTGTTGTCGAGTTCTTGCGATGGAGGACAAGACGGCATACTCTACCAGATCGGCATAATGGTTCCATAGCGGCACCACCCCATGGCCAGTCTGCTCGACCTGTAAATTCATCTACTGATCAGGTTCACCAAACCGAAGCGGAAAATCCATATACTTTTGGTGCGCattga
- the LOC120001527 gene encoding zinc finger CCCH domain-containing protein 24 isoform X2 yields the protein MASSPHNGLPATETLNPNSMNGHYSPNLPQHDQPPSSPQSNNPKEQVTPPNPQSSPGAVPGDKRKREESDTTDLSLHPLHKTSLCSYFRRQAGSCSHGDTCRYAHGEEELRQRPDNTWDPTSERAKKALKLENRGDQCDEKGEMEVMMMDVVVDGDGHGERGGENHSECFLDPGLSKCLVHLPMKWDSERLRKFLTEQGVPFKSAKKKKGMAVGFVSFGDTEQLKSAMEELDGKSVGNKNIKVADVVPRSFEKDLKSAIAPSENAPEASEAISAGENVGTAMWSDGIEVADANNDGSASDASVPRTRSVRDAVTPLAHMPYGDQLEHKKNSVMQMLKKLTRNARKACPTGVPIPEWILKAREIGGLPCELVGILESPVLNGYRNKCEFSVGYSLQGKPTVGFMLGSFREAVTAVEEPLNCPNVSTIACKYALVFQKFLQHSGFPVWNRFKNTGFWRQLTVREGRSPGKTTDVEKEIVSEVMLIVQVCSVGYDDALITNEFESLAQAFAVGAAADTLPLKVLVVQDHQGISNVAPANAPLRPLPVPKVDCNSNLEAMDDAEEMRIHDCISNLKFSISPTAFFQVNTLAAEKLYSLAGDWAGLGPDSLLFDVCCGTGTIGLTLAHRVGMVIGIEMNAAAVQDACRNAEINGITNCRFVCGKAEDVMGSILKEYLNAPNKPDEQLNASETIPDEKDTSVNDVQNSELCSVLGTDIGEVAPGCSANGEQELQSCSQKSCTSGEGESLVPQFKDVVAIVDPPRVGLHPTTCGAYAGNQNSANESTTTEASIHIMQS from the exons ATGGCATCATCACCACATAATGGTCTCCCTGCAActgaaaccctaaaccctaactcgATGAACGGCCACTATTCACCTAACCTACCTCAGCACGACCAACCTCCATCATCTCCCCAATCCAATAACCCCAAAGAGCAAGTCACTCCGCCCAATCCCCAATCGTCGCCTGGTGCGGTCCCTGGGGATAAGCGAAAGCGGGAGGAGTCGGATACGACGGACCTTTCCCTTCACCCGCTGCATAAAACCAGTCTCTGCTCCTACTTTAGACGCCAGGCTGGATCATGCAGCCACGGCGACACGTGCAGATACGCGCACGGAGAGGAGGAGCTCCGACAGCGGCCCGATAACACTTGGGACCCTACCTCTGAGCGTGCTAAGAAGGCGTTGAAGCTGGAAAACAGAGGAGACCAATGTGATGAAAAAGGAGAAATGGAGGTGATGATGATGGatgttgttgttgatggtgaCGGCCATGGGGAGAGGGGCGGAGAGAATCACAGTGAGTGTTTTTTGGATCCTGGGCTCAGCAAGTGTTTGGTGCATCTACCGATGAAGTGGGATTCCGAGCGTTTAAGGAAGTTTCTTACTGAACAA GGAGTTCCTTTTAAATctgcaaagaaaaagaaagggatgGCTGTAGGATTTGTGAGTTTTGGAGATACAGAGCAATTGAAAAGTGCAATGGAG GAGCTGGATGGAAAATCTGTTGGGAATAAGAATATAAAGGTCGCAGATGTCGTTCCTCGATCATTCGAGAAAGACCTGAAATCAGCAATAGCTCCCTCTGAAAATGCCCCAGAAGCTTCAGAGGCTATATCCGCTGGGGAGAATGTTGGAACTGCTATGTGGTCAGATGGGATTGAAGTTGCTGATGCAAATAATGATGGTTCTGCATCAGATGCCTCTGTTCCAAGAACAAGAAGTGTCCGCGACGCAGTGACTCCTCTTGCTCACATGCCTTATGGTGATCAGTTGGAGCATAAGAAGAACTCTGTTATGCAAATGCTGAAAAAACTT ACTAGGAATGCTCGTAAAGCTTGTCCTACTGGTGTTCCAATTCCAGAATGGATCCTCAAAGCTAGAGAAATAG GTGGTCTTCCATGTGAACTAGTAGGCATTCTTGAATCACCGGTCTTAAATGGATATCGTAACAAGTGTGAGTTTTCAGTGGGATATTCTCTACAAGGAAAACCAACAGTGGGTTTTATGCTTGGAAGCTTCAG GGAGGCGGTGACAGCAGTAGAAGAACCTCTCAACTGTCCTAATGTTTCTACAATTGCTTGCAAGTATGCATTGGTCTTTCAGAAATTTCTTCAACATTCAGGCTTCCCGGTATGGAACAGATTTAAGAATACCGGATTCTGGCGTCAGTTAACA GTTCGAGAGGGAAGATCACCAGGGAAGACTACTGATGTCGAGAAAGAAATAGTTTCGGAGGTCATGCTTATTGTTCAG GTCTGCTCAGTGGGCTATGATGATGCACTAATAACCAATGAATTTGAGAGTTTGGCTCAAGCGTTTGCTGTAGGAGCCGCTGCTGATACTCTGCCACTGAAAGTTTTGGTTGTTCAG GATCATCAAGGGATATCTAATGTAGCACCTGCTAATGCTCCATTGCGCCCACTGCCTGTTCCAAAAGTAGACTGTAATTCTAACCTGGAGGCAATGGATGATGCTGAAGAAATGAGAATTCATGATTGTATAAGCAATCTGAAGTTCTCTATATCACCAACAGCTTTTTTCCAG GTTAACACCCTTGCTGCGGAAAAGCTGTACTCACTTGCAGGGGACTGGGCTGGTTTGGGTCCTGATTCAttgctatttgatgtatgcTGTGGGACCGGAACAATTGGCCTCACTTTAGCACATCGAGTTGGTATG GTTATTGGTATTGAAATGAATGCAGCTGCTGTTCAAGATGCTTGTCGGAACGCTGAAATCAATGGCATAACAAACTGTAGATTTGTATGTGGAAAG GCCGAGGATGTGATGGGTTCTATATTGAAAGAATATCTAAATGCCCCTAACAAGCCGGATGAGCAATTGAATGCCTCTGAAACTATCCCTGACGAGAAAGATACCTCCGTGAATGATGTACAAAACTCTGAACTTTGCTCAGTCCTTGGGACTGATATTGGTGAAGTTGCACCAGGGTGTTCTGCAAATGGTGAGCAAGAACTGCAAAGCTGTAGTCAGAAGAGTTGCACTTCAGGCGAAGGAGAGTCCTTGGTGCCACAGTTCAAGGATGTTGTTGCTATTGTTGATCCTCCTCGTGTTGGACTCCATCCTACA ACTTGTGGGGCATATGCAGGTAATCAAAACTCTGCGAATGAATCCACGACTACGGAGGCTAGT ATACATATCATGCAATCCTGA
- the LOC120001527 gene encoding zinc finger CCCH domain-containing protein 24 isoform X1: MASSPHNGLPATETLNPNSMNGHYSPNLPQHDQPPSSPQSNNPKEQVTPPNPQSSPGAVPGDKRKREESDTTDLSLHPLHKTSLCSYFRRQAGSCSHGDTCRYAHGEEELRQRPDNTWDPTSERAKKALKLENRGDQCDEKGEMEVMMMDVVVDGDGHGERGGENHSECFLDPGLSKCLVHLPMKWDSERLRKFLTEQGVPFKSAKKKKGMAVGFVSFGDTEQLKSAMEELDGKSVGNKNIKVADVVPRSFEKDLKSAIAPSENAPEASEAISAGENVGTAMWSDGIEVADANNDGSASDASVPRTRSVRDAVTPLAHMPYGDQLEHKKNSVMQMLKKLTRNARKACPTGVPIPEWILKAREIGGLPCELVGILESPVLNGYRNKCEFSVGYSLQGKPTVGFMLGSFREAVTAVEEPLNCPNVSTIACKYALVFQKFLQHSGFPVWNRFKNTGFWRQLTVREGRSPGKTTDVEKEIVSEVMLIVQVCSVGYDDALITNEFESLAQAFAVGAAADTLPLKVLVVQDHQGISNVAPANAPLRPLPVPKVDCNSNLEAMDDAEEMRIHDCISNLKFSISPTAFFQVNTLAAEKLYSLAGDWAGLGPDSLLFDVCCGTGTIGLTLAHRVGMVIGIEMNAAAVQDACRNAEINGITNCRFVCGKAEDVMGSILKEYLNAPNKPDEQLNASETIPDEKDTSVNDVQNSELCSVLGTDIGEVAPGCSANGEQELQSCSQKSCTSGEGESLVPQFKDVVAIVDPPRVGLHPTVIKTLRMNPRLRRLVYISCNPESLVANAIELCTPSPDKVDKMNKNNRGWRNMSSAGLARHRAKSMPMSEPFRPVKAMAVDLFPHTPHCEMVMLLER, encoded by the exons ATGGCATCATCACCACATAATGGTCTCCCTGCAActgaaaccctaaaccctaactcgATGAACGGCCACTATTCACCTAACCTACCTCAGCACGACCAACCTCCATCATCTCCCCAATCCAATAACCCCAAAGAGCAAGTCACTCCGCCCAATCCCCAATCGTCGCCTGGTGCGGTCCCTGGGGATAAGCGAAAGCGGGAGGAGTCGGATACGACGGACCTTTCCCTTCACCCGCTGCATAAAACCAGTCTCTGCTCCTACTTTAGACGCCAGGCTGGATCATGCAGCCACGGCGACACGTGCAGATACGCGCACGGAGAGGAGGAGCTCCGACAGCGGCCCGATAACACTTGGGACCCTACCTCTGAGCGTGCTAAGAAGGCGTTGAAGCTGGAAAACAGAGGAGACCAATGTGATGAAAAAGGAGAAATGGAGGTGATGATGATGGatgttgttgttgatggtgaCGGCCATGGGGAGAGGGGCGGAGAGAATCACAGTGAGTGTTTTTTGGATCCTGGGCTCAGCAAGTGTTTGGTGCATCTACCGATGAAGTGGGATTCCGAGCGTTTAAGGAAGTTTCTTACTGAACAA GGAGTTCCTTTTAAATctgcaaagaaaaagaaagggatgGCTGTAGGATTTGTGAGTTTTGGAGATACAGAGCAATTGAAAAGTGCAATGGAG GAGCTGGATGGAAAATCTGTTGGGAATAAGAATATAAAGGTCGCAGATGTCGTTCCTCGATCATTCGAGAAAGACCTGAAATCAGCAATAGCTCCCTCTGAAAATGCCCCAGAAGCTTCAGAGGCTATATCCGCTGGGGAGAATGTTGGAACTGCTATGTGGTCAGATGGGATTGAAGTTGCTGATGCAAATAATGATGGTTCTGCATCAGATGCCTCTGTTCCAAGAACAAGAAGTGTCCGCGACGCAGTGACTCCTCTTGCTCACATGCCTTATGGTGATCAGTTGGAGCATAAGAAGAACTCTGTTATGCAAATGCTGAAAAAACTT ACTAGGAATGCTCGTAAAGCTTGTCCTACTGGTGTTCCAATTCCAGAATGGATCCTCAAAGCTAGAGAAATAG GTGGTCTTCCATGTGAACTAGTAGGCATTCTTGAATCACCGGTCTTAAATGGATATCGTAACAAGTGTGAGTTTTCAGTGGGATATTCTCTACAAGGAAAACCAACAGTGGGTTTTATGCTTGGAAGCTTCAG GGAGGCGGTGACAGCAGTAGAAGAACCTCTCAACTGTCCTAATGTTTCTACAATTGCTTGCAAGTATGCATTGGTCTTTCAGAAATTTCTTCAACATTCAGGCTTCCCGGTATGGAACAGATTTAAGAATACCGGATTCTGGCGTCAGTTAACA GTTCGAGAGGGAAGATCACCAGGGAAGACTACTGATGTCGAGAAAGAAATAGTTTCGGAGGTCATGCTTATTGTTCAG GTCTGCTCAGTGGGCTATGATGATGCACTAATAACCAATGAATTTGAGAGTTTGGCTCAAGCGTTTGCTGTAGGAGCCGCTGCTGATACTCTGCCACTGAAAGTTTTGGTTGTTCAG GATCATCAAGGGATATCTAATGTAGCACCTGCTAATGCTCCATTGCGCCCACTGCCTGTTCCAAAAGTAGACTGTAATTCTAACCTGGAGGCAATGGATGATGCTGAAGAAATGAGAATTCATGATTGTATAAGCAATCTGAAGTTCTCTATATCACCAACAGCTTTTTTCCAG GTTAACACCCTTGCTGCGGAAAAGCTGTACTCACTTGCAGGGGACTGGGCTGGTTTGGGTCCTGATTCAttgctatttgatgtatgcTGTGGGACCGGAACAATTGGCCTCACTTTAGCACATCGAGTTGGTATG GTTATTGGTATTGAAATGAATGCAGCTGCTGTTCAAGATGCTTGTCGGAACGCTGAAATCAATGGCATAACAAACTGTAGATTTGTATGTGGAAAG GCCGAGGATGTGATGGGTTCTATATTGAAAGAATATCTAAATGCCCCTAACAAGCCGGATGAGCAATTGAATGCCTCTGAAACTATCCCTGACGAGAAAGATACCTCCGTGAATGATGTACAAAACTCTGAACTTTGCTCAGTCCTTGGGACTGATATTGGTGAAGTTGCACCAGGGTGTTCTGCAAATGGTGAGCAAGAACTGCAAAGCTGTAGTCAGAAGAGTTGCACTTCAGGCGAAGGAGAGTCCTTGGTGCCACAGTTCAAGGATGTTGTTGCTATTGTTGATCCTCCTCGTGTTGGACTCCATCCTACA GTAATCAAAACTCTGCGAATGAATCCACGACTACGGAGGCTAGT ATACATATCATGCAATCCTGAAAGCTTGGTGGCGAATGCTATTGAGCTTTGCACACCATCCCCTGATAAAGTTgataaaatgaacaaaaataacAGGGGGTGGAGGAACATGAGCAGTGCTGGTTTGGCCCGGCACAGGGCCAAATCCATGCCCATGTCAGAGCCTTTTCGACCTGTAAAAGCCATGGCTGTTGATCTTTTCCCACATACTCCGCATTGTGAAATGGTGATGCTTTTGGAGCGGTAG
- the LOC120001537 gene encoding protein BOBBER 2-like, with the protein MAILSDYQEKQQTQNSSSPLSFNAALDPSNPLGFLQSAFNFVSQNSNMFKSSKAEKDIMALVHDIKQRIKEEEAAAKKEKEEASKKEKEEAEKERKKNLLVPNQDNGLDMDNHSWTQSLQEVTVNVPVPEGTKSREICCLITKNSLKIGLKGQAPIIEGDLFETVKPDDCFWHLEDQKVVSVLMTKFDQTNWWKSLFKGGPQIDTQKVEPSPSKLSDLDPESRSAVEKMMFDQRQKQLGLPSSEEIKNQEMLKQFMAQNPNMNFSGA; encoded by the coding sequence ATGGCTATCCTCTCTGATTACCAAGAAAAACAACAGACTCaaaattcttcttctccattgtCTTTCAATGCCGCTCTTGATCCTTCAAACCCTCTAGGGTTTCTGCAGTCTGCCTTCAATTTTGTGTCACAAAACTCCAATATGTTCAAAAGCAGCAAAGCCGAGAAGGATATAATGGCACTGGTTCATGACATCAAGCAACgaatcaaagaagaagaggcagccgcaaagaaggaaaaagaagaggcatcgaagaaggaaaaagaagaagcggagaaggagaggaagaagaacttGCTTGTGCCTAATCAAGACAATGGTCTTGACATGGACAACCATTCATGGACACAATCCCTCCAAGAGGTTACAGTCAATGTTCCAGTCCCTGAAGGGACAAAATCCAGGGAAATCTGTTGCTTGATCACAAAGAACTCCTTGAAAATTGGATTGAAGGGTCAGGCCCCAATAATTGAAGGAGATTTATTCGAGACTGTGAAACCTGATGATTGTTTCTGGCACCTGGAGGATCAGAAGGTGGTGTCTGTGCTGATGACCAAGTTTGACCAAACCAATTGGTGGAAATCTCTGTTCAAAGGTGGTCCGCAGATTGATACCCAGAAGGTGGAGCCTTCGCCAAGCAAGTTATCAGATTTGGATCCAGAATCTCGCTCAGCTGTTGAGAAGATGATGTTTGATCAGAGACAAAAGCAATTGGGACTTCCGAGTAGTGAAGAGATCAAGAATCAGGAGATGCTTAAGCAATTCATGGCACAAAATCCAAATATGAATTTCTCCGGGGCTTAG
- the LOC120001531 gene encoding uncharacterized protein LOC120001531 isoform X2, with product MGTQEDSAVDQKHDMGGIQTNFVIPIHKVEDTTGITEETSHVHNWRRKNLVLEIPSRELEDSSHNTVVIKMPPTPSPTPRKVNFFLTPSSADAKAASGSPGPSSARGKSSLKSLLPKLSFKYRNSTSDVERATNPTQDASSTATREKPSVSRSLSITKIFTPRMKRTASLPVTPLAHSNPGSAHGGNAAFTPNSSRKATQVRIHRSLSVPINNKERSIRRMDSFFRVIPSTPRVKEGDITSNPSLAVDTENNDADGEDIPEEEAVCRICLVDLCEGGETLKMECSCKGELALAHQECAVKWFSIKGNKTCDVCKQEVMNLPVTLLRIQSVRTRNAGASRGQQEDRNGYMVWQEVPVLVIVSMLAYFCFLEQLLIGKMGTSAIAISLPFSCVLGLTGSMTSTTMGGPEIKPL from the exons ATGGGAACACAGGAGGATTCTGCGGTGGATCAAAAGCACGATATGGGTGGAATCCAAACAAATTTTGTTATTCCAATTCATAAG GTTGAAGACACAACTGGAATAACTGAAGAAACTAGCCATGTTCATAACTGGAGGCGGAAAAATCTTGTCTTAGAGATACCCTCTAGAGAATTGGAAGACTCGTCTCATAACACTGTTGTGATCAAGATGCCCCCAACTCCTAGTCCCACTCCAAGGAAAGTGAATTTCTTCTTGACACCAAGTTCTGCTGATGCAAAAGCAGCTAGTGGGTCCCCAGGTCCCTCCTCAGCTAGAGGCAAATCGTCCTTGAAGAGTCTGTTACCAAAACTAAGCTTCAAGTATCGGAATTCTACTTCGGATGTTGAAAGGGCCACCAACCCAACTCAAGATGCTTCATCTACCGCGACACGAGAGAAGCCTTCAGTCTCAAGATCATTGTCAATTACAAAGATATTCACTCCTAGGATGAAGAGAACGGCTTCACTGCCTGTAACTCCGCTTGCACACTCCAACCCAGGATCTGCACATGGAGGAAATGCAGCTTTTACTCCAAATTCAAGT AGAAAAGCAACCCAGGTGCGCATACATCGCTCACTCTCGGTGCCTATCAACAATAAAGAAAGAAGCATAAGGCGAATGGATTCCTTTTTCCGTGTGATTCCTTCAACTCCTCGAGTAAAGGAAGGAGATATAACGTCAAATCCATCACTTGCAGTTGATACTG AAAACAATGATGCTGATGGTGAAGACATACCTGAAGAAGAGGCTGTTTGTAGAATTTGTCTGGTTGATCTCTGTGAAGGAGGTGAAACCCTTAAAATGGAGTGCAGCTGCAAAGGAGAGCTTGCTCTGGCCCATCAAGAATGTGCTGTAAAATGGTTTAGCATCAAGGGTAACAAGACCTGTGACGTGTGCAAACAAGAGGTCATGAATCTGCCGGTGACTTTATTACGAATTCAAAGTGTTCGAACTCGAAATGCGGGAGCAAGTAGAGGTCAACAGGAAGATCGTAATGGATACAT GGTTTGGCAGGAAGTGCCAGTGCttgtcattgtgagcatgctTGCCTACTTCTGTTTTCTTGAACAACTCCTG ATAGGGAAGATGGGGACTAGTGCAATCGCCATATCACTTCCATTTTCATGTGTCCTTGGTCTCACTGGATCAATGACCTCCACAACAATGGGTGGGCCGGAAATAAAACCCTTGTGA